In a genomic window of Telopea speciosissima isolate NSW1024214 ecotype Mountain lineage chromosome 5, Tspe_v1, whole genome shotgun sequence:
- the LOC122662013 gene encoding protein FAR1-RELATED SEQUENCE 5-like — translation MEFEPLSMENEVMEFDMGSGDDDEVAVDIEHPEEDEEYEDDLVDGSFGVGREVSDGEPNLEPYEGMQFESEEAARIFYNSYARRIGFGTRVGVYHRSRRDGAIICRQIVCSRQGFRHGRDRDGGSGESKSKRHRAETRVGCKAMIMVKKQDSGKWVVSKFFKEHNHELVPPDKVHCLRSHRHVSGPARSLIDTLQAAGIGPSGVMSVLIKESRGINNVGFTTVDCRNYMSSSRQRTLGSGGQHVLDYLKRMQTENPAFFYAIHGNGEHSTGNVFWVDANSRMSYKYFGDTVTFDTTYRTNRYRVPFAPFTGLNHHGQPVLFGCALLLNESESSFVWLFETWLAAMYGRRPVSITTDQDRIIRSAVAQVFPETRHRFCKWNIFIETHEKLSSVYQSQSTFEADFRKCINTTETIDEFESSWELLLQKYNLVENEWLQSMYNVRRQWVPVFLRDSFFGEMFITQGSDSMNSFFDGYVNASTTIQLLIKQYEKAMASRHEKEVKADYDTINTAPVLKTPSPMEKQAANSYTRRIFMKFQEELVETLANPATKIEDTGISTIYRVAKFGEENKVHIVRFNVFENKATCTCQMFEFSGILCRHILAVFRVSNVLTLPSHYVSKRWTRNAKSGIVLDGSALESSSNARESSTVRYNNLRQEAIKYVEEGAKSVQIYNVAMDALQEAAKKVAAAKKHGLGLALINGNNNQENHALKGSRVGLLQPHSVDEKDKKIQELTTELDNANQRCEVYRGSLLAVLKDMEEQKLQLSVKVQNVRLNLKD, via the coding sequence ATGGAGTTCGAACCTCTGAGCATGGAGAACGAGGTGATGGAATTCGATATGGGCTCCGGCGATGACGATGAGGTCGCCGTCGACATTGAACACcctgaagaagacgaagaataCGAGGACGATTTAGTCGATGGCTCCTTTGGCGTTGGACGGGAAGTTTCCGATGGAGAACCCAATCTCGAACCCTACGAAGGTATGCAGTTCGAATCCGAGGAAGCTGCCCGAATTTTCTACAATTCCTATGCCCGCCGTATCGGTTTCGGCACCAGGGTCGGTGTCTACCACCGTTCCCGCCGCGACGGTGCCATCATTTGCCGCCAAATTGTCTGCTCTCGGCAGGGATTCCGTCATGGCCGGGATCGGGATGGCGGCAGCGGCGAAAGCAAGTCCAAGCGTCACCGTGCAGAGACGCGTGTTGGTTGCAAGGCAATGATCATGGTTAAGAAACAAGATTCAGGCAAGTGGGTGGTCTCAAAATTCTTCAAAGAACACAATCACGAGCTAGTGCCGCCGGATAAGGTGCATTGCCTCCGATCCCATAGGCACGTTTCGGGTCCCGCTCGAAGCCTTATTGATACTCTTCAAGCGGCCGGGATTGGCCCAAGTGGGGTAATGTCTGTGCTCATTAAGGAATCCAGAGGGATTAACAATGTGGGTTTTACTACAGTTGACTGCCGGAACTACATGAGTAGCAGCAGACAGAGAACTCTGGGCAGTGGAGGTCAGCATGTTTTGGACTATCTGAAGCGAATGCAAACGGAGAATCCCGCTTTCTTCTATGCCATCCATGGTAATGGTGAGCACTCTACTGGGAATGTTTTCTGGGTTGATGCCAATTCCAGAATGAGTTACAAATACTTTGGGGACACGGTGACGTTCGACACAACGTATAGGACGAACCGTTACCGGGTTCCTTTTGCCCCTTTCACTGGATTGAACCATCATGGTCAACCTGTGTTATTTGGCTGTGCTTTGCTGCTCAATGAGTCTGAATCATCGTTTGTCTGGCTGTTTGAAACTTGGCTTGCTGCGATGTATGGAAGGCGTCCTGTATCTATCACGACTGACCAGGACAGGATCATACGGTCAGCCGTCGCACAGGTTTTTCCTGAAACTCGTCATCGTTTTTGCAAATGGAACATATTTATAGAAACCCATGAGAAGTTGTCTTCTGTATATCAATCACAATCTACATTTGAAGCGGATTTTCGTAAATGCATCAACACAACTGAGACAATTGACGAGTTTGAATCGAGTTGGGAATTGCTCCTCCAAAAATATAATCTCGTGGAAAATGAATGGCTTCAGTCTATGTACAATGTACGCCGTCAGTGGGTCCCAGTTTTCTTGCGGGattctttttttggggagaTGTTTATAACCCAAGGCAGTGATAGTATGAACTCATTCTTTGATGGATATGTCAATGCATCAACTACAATACAGTTATTGATTAAACAGTATGAGAAAGCCATGGCAAGTCGTCATGAGAAGGAAGTGAAGGCAGATTATGATACCATTAATACTGCTCCAGTTCTGAAGACACCATCTCCTATGGAAAAACAGGCAGCAAACTCTTACACAAGGAGAATATTCATGAAGTTTCAGGAGGAGTTAGTTGAGACTCTTGCAAATCCTGCAACTAAAATTGAGGACACTGGGATTAGTACCATTTATCGGGTGGCTAAATTTGGGGAAGAGAACAAGGTCCATATTGTTAGGTTCAATGTTTTTGAAAACAAAGCTACTTGTACCTGCCAAATGTTTGAGTTTTCAGGTATATTATGTAGGCACATTTTAGCAGTCTTTAGAGTATCAAATGTTCTTACGCTTCCATCTCACTATGTCTCGAAACGATGGACAAGAAATGCCAAGAGTGGGATCGTTTTGGATGGGTCTGCTCTTGAATCATCAAGCAATGCTCGAGAGTCTTCAACTGTTAGGTATAACAATCTACGCCAAGAAGCCATTAAATATGTAGAGGAAGGAGCAAAATCTGTACAGATTTATAATGTAGCGATGGATGCTCTCCAAGAGGCTGCAAAGAAAGTCGCTGCTGCAAAGAAACATGGCCTAGGACTTGCACTGATCAATGGAAATAATAATCAGGAAAATCATGCCCTTAAAGGAAGCCGAGTGGGCCTTCTTCAACCTCATTCTGTG
- the LOC122662024 gene encoding protein kish-like, whose product MSALFNFHSFLTVVLLVICSCTYVKMQFPTILEQKTGFRGFFWKAARIGERLSPWVALGCFTMGISIIIS is encoded by the exons Atg TCTGCGCTTTTCAATTTCCATTCGTTTCTGACGGTGGTGCTGCTAGTTATTTGCTCCTGCACTTATGTGAAGATGCAGTTCCCCACCATCCTCGAACAGAAAACTGG ATTTCGAGGTTTCTTTTGGAAGGCCGCCAGAATAG GTGAACGTTTGAGCCCATGGGTCGCTTTGGGATGTTTCACGATGGGCATTTCGATCATAATTTCCTAA
- the LOC122662023 gene encoding signal recognition particle 19 kDa protein-like, whose protein sequence is MDAALPNTKKWIVLYPIYINSKKTITEGRRINTTKACENPTCVEIGDCCNYLKLPSVIEIDKAYPRDFMQRGRVRVLLKKEDGTLYNLAITSRKQLMLQIAEMVPRHHGRTKKQEPASTSTAGSTKSGKGGKKKK, encoded by the exons ATGGATGCAGCATTGCCtaatacaaagaagtggattGTGCTTTATCCCATCTAtataaattcaaagaaaactATAACCGAAGGACGGAGAATTAACACTACTAAAGCATGTGAAAATCCCACTTGTGTTGAGATCGGTGATTGCTGCAACTATCTTAAGCTACCATCTGTAATCGAG ATTGATAAGGCATATCCACGCGATTTCATGCAAAGAGGGAGAGTTAGGGTATTGCTGAAAAAAGAAGATGGAACTTTGTATAATCTGGCTATAACTTCAC GGAAACAATTGATGCTCCAGATTGCAGAGATGGTCCCCAGACACCACGGGAGGACCAAGAAACAGGAACCTGCATCAACTTCAACAGCAGGATCTACCAAATCTGGAAAAggtggaaagaaaaagaaataa